A single genomic interval of Myxocyprinus asiaticus isolate MX2 ecotype Aquarium Trade chromosome 19, UBuf_Myxa_2, whole genome shotgun sequence harbors:
- the LOC127410149 gene encoding endothelin-1-like: MDFSFLFLINAVVLILEQQAYTTSLSVPGSHANRSPSVNHTAQILHRERRCSCENLKDKECVYFCHIGIVWVDSPSQVIPYGVGSLQMRLRRDVKRCLCTDRRDIKCVQFCSYLDLQQEDDNASVKRYHPRNSKEQYKFGLPLRLRRHNPIQTT, encoded by the exons ATGGATTTTTCCTTCTTATTCTTGATAAATGCAGTGGTTTTGATATTGGAACAACAAG CCTACACAACATCCTTGTCAGTTCCAGGGTCCCATGCAAACAGAAGCCCATCGGTGAACCATACTGCACAAATCCTTCATCGTGAGAGGCGCTGCTCCTGTGAAAACCTGAAGGACAAGGAGTGTGTGTACTTTTGCCACATAGGAATTGTTTGGGTCGATTCACCCAG TCAGGTCATTCCCTATGGTGTGGGCTCACTTCAAATGCGTCTAAGGCGAGATGTAAAACGGTGCCTTTGCACGGACAGGAGAGATATAAAGTGTGTGCAGTTTTGCTCTTACTTGGATCTCCAACAAGA AGATGATAATGCTTCAGTCAAAAGGTACCATCCCAGAAACTCAAAAGAGCAATACAAATTTGGATTACCCCTGAGATTGAGGAGGCACAATCCAATCCAAACAACCTGA